One segment of Meriones unguiculatus strain TT.TT164.6M chromosome 3, Bangor_MerUng_6.1, whole genome shotgun sequence DNA contains the following:
- the LOC110553943 gene encoding probable inactive serine protease 58: MAGEEKKLTKTFVLSRCVISLIANSPEVFTGGDEDDDEKVPSDFNVPYMVYLQSSPEPCVGTLIDPQWVLTAAHCSLPNKIRLGVHQPNIKNENEQIYSYSVTVIHPYFDAKFLKHDLMLIKLSYPATINTNVGTIAIAMEPMIFNETCFVPTWTWNNYKNFSDPDILTWTNQYSHSQSYCWKILRQQRQETRMNIMCIGHSLNPMSAIKEVSAAPAICGGRLHGILSWGKAGVTKGSEGFFTEIHPYARWILKVMHSH, from the exons ATGgcgggagaagaaaaaaag CTTACTAAAACTTTTGTTTTATCAAGgtgtgttatttccctaattgctaattCTCCAGAAGTCTTTacaggaggagatgaagatgatgatgaaaagGTACCAAGTGATTTTAATGTTCCTTACATGGTCTATCTGCAGTCCAGCCCAGAGCCTTGTGTTGGGACTCTCATTGACCCTCAGTGGGTGCTCACTGCTGCTCATTGTTCCTTACC AAATAAAATCCGACTGGGAGTTCATCAACCCAACATCAAAAATGAGAATGAGCAGATATACAGTTACTCAGTGACTGTAATCCATCCTTATTTTGATGCAAAATTTCTGAAACATGATCTGATGCTGATAAAACTCTCTTATCCTGCTACTATCAACACAAATGTGGGAACTATAGCCATAGCTATGGAACCCATGATATTTAATGAAACCTGCTTCGTACCAACATGGACCTGGAATAACTACAAAAACT TCAGTGACCCTGACATCCTGACATGGACAAATCAGTATTCTCATTCCCAAAGTTACTGCTGGAAAATTCTCCGACAACAGAGACAAGAAACAAGAATGAATATTATGTGCATAGGACATTCACTTAATCCTATGTCTGCAATAAAG GAAGTCTCTGCTGCTCCAGCCATCTGTGGTGGAAGGCTGCATGGAATTTTGTCCTGGGGGAAAGCAGGTGTCACCAAGGGGAGCGAGGGCTTCTTCACTGAAATTCATCCTTATGCGAGATGGATCTTGAAAGTGATGCATTCCCACTGA
- the LOC110553944 gene encoding cationic trypsin-3-like: protein MKTFLFLVLLGAAAGIPINENDDLLIGDFKCRNNSVSYRVSLNAGYHLCSGSLISDQWVLTAAHCYKPQIQVRLGEVNIHEIKGAEQFISAAKIIPHPNYNNGTTDNDIMLIKLNSPATIDSHVSTVSLPSSCPSAGTKCLVSGWDDTVSIGRNFPSGLNCLHIPILSDPVCHSAYPHLITRNMLCVSFLNVRKDTCQYDSGGPMVCDKQLQGVDSWGNNCDEKGKPGVYTKVCNYLDWIQQTIDAN, encoded by the exons ATGAAGACCTTCCTCTTCCTGGTTCTCCTTGGAGCTGCTG CTGGTATCCCCATTAATGAAAATGATGACCTGCTTATTGGAGACTTCAAATGTAGGAACAACTCTGTCTCCTACCGGGTATCCTTGAATGCTGGCTACCACTTGTGTTCAGGCTCTCTTATCAGTGACCAGTGGGTACTAACTGCTGCCCACTGCTACAAGCC CCAAATACAGGTCCGACTGGGAGAAGTCAACATTCATGAAATTAAGGGTGCTGAGCAATTTATTTCTGCAGCCAAAATCATCCCTCACCCCAACTACAACAATGGCACCACTGATAATGACATCATGCTGATTAAACTGAACTCACCAGCCACCATTGACTCTCATGTGTCCACTGTCTCTCTGCCAAGCTCCTGTCCATCAGCTGGTACTAAGTGCCTTGTGTCAGGCTGGGATGACACAGTGAGCATTGGACGTAA CTTCCCTTCAGGTCTGAATTGTCTGCACATTCCCATCCTGTCAGACCCTGTTTGCCACAGCGCCTACCCACATCTTATTACAAGGAACATGCTCTGTGTCAGCTTCCTAAACGTGCGAAAGGACACTTGCCAG TATGACTCTGGTGGCCCCATGGTCTGCGATAAACAACTCCAAGGTGTTGACTCCTGGGGCAATAACTGTGATGAGAAAGGAAAACCCGGTGTCTACACCAAGGTGTGCAACTACCTGGACTGGATTCAGCAGACCATTGACGCCAACTAA